One region of Drosophila subobscura isolate 14011-0131.10 chromosome J, UCBerk_Dsub_1.0, whole genome shotgun sequence genomic DNA includes:
- the LOC117894719 gene encoding uncharacterized protein LOC117894719, with the protein MKNNYNALLLATLASWLFCSTVLGTTEGQETPLALPVAEHTTSPSIQGEVWEEDDHEVLIRNERGTKSDGLSCRYGKNPWTECDTKTNTRSRTLTLKKGDPACDQTRTIQKKCKKACRYEKGSWSECATGQMTRADKLKASSDPSCETTRVIKKNCKPGKSKDKSAKEQRKNKDKGARKGRV; encoded by the exons atgaaaaataattataacgCGCTTTTGCTGGCAACACTTGCATCATGGTTATTCTGTAGCACAGTTTTGGGAACAACAGAGGGACAGGAAACGCCATTGGCTCTTCCTGTAGCTGAGCATACAACTTCTCCTTCCATACAAGGAGAAGTCTGGGAGGAAGACGACCACGAAGTGTTAATAAGGAACGAACGTGGTACAAAAAGTGATG gACTTTCATGTCGATATGGCAAGAATCCGTGGACTGAATGTGATACAAAAACCAATACGCGCTCCAGaacattgacattgaaaaaGGGAGATCCGGCATGCGATCAAACTCGCACTATtcagaaaaaatgtaaaaaag CATGCCGCTACGAAAAAGGATCTTGGTCTGAGTGCGCTACCGGACAAATGACCCGAGCCGATAAACTAAAAGCGAGCAGTGATCCCTCTTGCGAAACAACGCGTGTTATCAAGAAGAACTGCAAGCCCGGAAAGTCCAAGGATAAGAGTGCCAAGGAACAGCGTAAAAACAAGGACAAAg GCGCTCGCAAAGGACGCGTTTAA
- the LOC117894720 gene encoding DNA replication complex GINS protein PSF1-like, with translation MSRSNKLFGDKAFELLKDLERSSQTIPAFDDDGVRQVLEEIKAIFEENVAQASSYNSSGDRSLWPLLNYRHAALQRNKRCLLAYLYERSKRIKTLRWEFGPIIPGDIKQALCEPEVQFFNNYSKSLAAYMCNAGCSQGQGIDLTNNLHPPKSLYIEVRCMEDYGKFELDDGELIHLKKNSQHYLPRAQVESLVRQGILQHIS, from the coding sequence ATGAGCCGctcaaacaaattgtttggcgATAAAGCCTTCGAATTGCTAAAGGACCTAGAAAGATCCTCCCAAACCATTCCAGCTTTTGATGACGATGGAGTGCGCCAAGTACTTGAGGAGATAAAGGCAATTTTCGAGGAGAACGTCGCTCAGGCATCCAGCTACAACAGCTCGGGCGATCGGAGTTTGTGGCCGCTGTTAAATTATAGGCATGCGGCGTTGCAGCGGAACAAACGTTGTTTACTGGCTTACTTATACGAGCGCAGTAAACGTATCAAAACGCTACGCTGGGAATTTGGACCAATTATCCCTGGTGATATTAAGCAGGCCTTGTGCGAGCCGGAGGTTCAGTTTTTCAACAACTACTCCAAGTCGTTGGCGGCTTACATGTGCAACGCTGGCTGCAGCCAGGGGCAGGGTATAGATCTGACAAATAATCTACACCCTCCCAAATCTCTGTACATTGAGGTGCGCTGCATGGAGGACTATGGAAAATTCGAACTTGATGATGGAGAGCTCATACATCTGAAGAAGAACAGTCAGCACTATCTGCCGCGGGCCCAGGTGGAGTCTCTTGTTCGGCAGGGCATACTGCAGCACATTTCTTAA
- the LOC117894723 gene encoding uncharacterized protein LOC117894723, which produces MIDTMDVISTLMSKATTKIVLFCFLISFVSILFALCVSLPLKQRSSACMAIKTCDPFQPMCATSKNDHQFFYSQCEMVRDICLTGKDWKSDFLSHCNVRKL; this is translated from the exons ATGATAGACACGATGGACGTAATTTCTACTTTGATGAGCAAAGCCACGACGAAAATTGTATTGTTTTGCTTCCTTATCTCGTTCGTGTCTATACTATTTGCGCTATGCGTATCTTTACCATTAAAACAGAGAAGCTCGGCATGTATGGCCATTAAAACCTGCGATCCATTTCAGCCCATGTGTGCAACCTCCAAAAATGACCATCAGTTTTTCTACAGCCAGTGCGAAATGGTTCGCGACATCTGTCTAACCGGGAAGG ATTGGAAATCGGACTTCTTAAGCCATTGCAACGTCAGGAAGCTTTAG
- the LOC117894613 gene encoding uncharacterized protein LOC117894613: MNLIFTSASALTVLHIVLLALADVPLLVNGEDVPDGVRLVMKTRSGDTVIRASRGALADETVTLATVGAESQRIKNNRKSNRSQDTLQQAGGHKSGHKKHGAEEHGSAVSQNPQQNHKQSHKNNSKQQRQVIKQQQQENQPHQGGKRPGPKASETASTCRYAKSAWSNCDAKTNMRTRILSLKKGEQNCLPTRTIQKKCKKGCRYEKGTWTQCNAGQMTREDHLHVEGFGASDQNCDPVRTVNKKCKGTGRPLEGKHHGPNRATKERKQKEKGTRRTSQQE; encoded by the exons ATGAATCTCATATTTACATCAGCATCCGCACTAACGGTTCTTCATATTGTTCTGCTGGCACTGGCGGATGTCCCTTTATTGGTTAATGGAGAAGATGTCCCTGATGGTGTTCGTTTGGTCATGAAGACTCGCTCCGGCGATACAGTTATCAGGGCGTCCCGTGGTGCACTCGCGGATGAGACAGTCACTCTAGCAACTGTGGGTGCGGAGAGCCAACGCATCAAAAACAACCGTAAATCGAATAGATCGCAAGATACTTTGCAACAGGCAGGAGGTCACAAGTCGGGCCATAAGAAGCATGGGGCCGAGGAGCATGGAAGTGCAGTCTCACAGAACCCGCAACAAAATCACAAGCAAAGTcacaaaaataatagcaagcagcagaggcaggtaataaaacagcaacagcaggagaaTCAACCACATCAAGGGGGAAAGCGACCAGGACCAAAGGCTTCAGAAACAG cGTCGACTTGCAGGTATGCAAAGAGTGCTTGGTCAAATTGCGACGCCAAAACCAACATGCGCACTAGAATTCTATCTCTAAAGAAGGGGGAGCAAAATTGTCTGCCAACACGAACTATACAAAAGAAGTGCAAGAAAG GATGTCGATATGAGAAGGGCACTTGGACACAATGTAACGCGGGACAAATGACACGAGAGGATCATTTACATGTAGAGGGATTTGGGGCCAGCGATCAGAACTGCGATCCAGTGCGCACCgtcaacaaaaagtgcaaaggCACGGGAAGACCTCTTGAGGGAAAGCACCACGGCCCAAATCGAGCCACAAAGGAGCGTAAACAGAAGGAAAAAG GTACTCGTCGTACTTCGCAACAGGAGTAG
- the LOC117893706 gene encoding LOW QUALITY PROTEIN: mitochondrial import inner membrane translocase subunit TIM50-B (The sequence of the model RefSeq protein was modified relative to this genomic sequence to represent the inferred CDS: deleted 2 bases in 2 codons; substituted 1 base at 1 genomic stop codon), with translation MAEYRVGISVNRDSSLVYSAHRHYSTFENSHTEILSKLFPQTSIDLNDEESRKRQKREEEEEKAEFERSWRRTKLGLIAFGMGGLLLSFWAKYFFGQPTLDEQGIEADDEFSELPPLQQNIGQKWRQVNKFTKFIREPSSQKXLPDELHAPYVQPPYSTLVLVVKDVLIHPEWTYKTGWRFKKRPGVDLFLRECAKHFEIVVYTTEQGVTVFPLLDALDPNGYIMYRLVRDSTHFVDGHHIKNLDNLNRDLKHVVVVDWDKNSKKMHPRNTFSIPRWLRKDDDTTLFGLVSFLSVLGIRETEDVREPLHYYSQFEDPVAKFRENQQRLIDEMFAEELEKSNKPQPLVKNWTRRFPNN, from the exons ATGGCCGAATATCGTG TTGGAATATCGGTGAACCGCGATTCATCGCTGGTATATTCTGCTCATCGGCACTACTCGACCTTTGAGAATAGCCATACGGAAATTCTATCAAAACTATTTCCACAAACCTCAATAGATCTTAATGATGAAGAAAGTCGGAAGAGACAAAAGcgcgaagaggaggaggaaaaggcAGAGTTTGAGCGATCCTGGAGACGAACAAAACTCGGATTAATTGCCTTTGGTATGGGCGGTTTGCTGTTATCATTTTGGgccaaatatttttttggacaGCCAACACTGGACGAGCAGGGAATTGAGGCTGATGATGAGTTTAGCGAATTGCCGCcattacaacaaaatatcgGACAAAAATGGAGGCAGGTGAACAAGTTTACGAAGTTTATTCGAGAGCCTTCGAGTCAGAAATGACTTCCAGACGAATTGCATGCACCCTATGTGCAGCCGCCATAT AGTACCTTGGTACTCGTAGTTAAGGACGTCCTAATACATCCTGAATGGACATATAAAACAGGCTGGCGCTTCAAGAAGCGTCCTGGCGTTGACTTGTTTTTGAGGGAATGTGCCAAACACTTTGAGATCGTGGTCTACACGACGGAACAAGGAGTGACTGTATTTCCTCTCCTCGACGCCCTCGATCCAAACGGTTACATAATGTATCGTTTAGTTCGCGACTCGACCCACTTTGTTGATGGCCACCACATTAAGAATCTGGACAATCTGAACCGCGATCTGAAGCATGTGGTAGTCGTCGACTGGGACAAGAACTCAAAGAAGATGCATCCGAGAAACACATTTTCGATACCCCGATGGTTGAGAAAGGATGATGACACGACGCTGTTTGGTCTAGTGTCGTTTCTGAGTGTTCTCGGCATCAGGGAAACCGAGGATGTTCGTGAGCCGCTGCATTACTATAGCCAGTTTGAAGACCCCGTTGCCAAGTTCCGTGAAAACCAGCAAAGACTCATTGACGAAATGTTCGCTGAAGAGTTg gaaaagtcaaacaaacCACAGCCGCTGGTCAAAAATTGGACTCGCCGGTTTcccaataattaa
- the LOC117894721 gene encoding 39S ribosomal protein L17, mitochondrial → MNQADVTKLISQLRIAVRPNQRNLKNPDGPEGRLLKLRKTVTALMKHERIELYYNRADEARGYAELLISNAIRHGDRHKATMELADFWLLEKQQVHKLFKVLVPRYENYNVSYTRMYKAPRNYPGMYYRQSVLELRGNPYPSLLMDQSQNRNLLHNVLLDEARKEFRRKKLADLVN, encoded by the exons ATGAATCAAGCAGATGTAACCAAATTGATCTCCCAGTTGCGGATTGCTGTTAGGCCCAATCAGCGTAACTTGAAAAATCCAGATGGACCCGAGGGGCGCTTGCTAAAGCTACGTAAAACTGTTACCGCTTTGATGAAGCATGAGCGTATTGAATTGTACTACAATCGAGCTGATGAAGCTCGTGGTTATGCCGAACTG CTAATTTCCAATGCCATACGACATGGGGACCGCCATAAGGCCACCATGGAACTAGCTGATTTTTGGCTCCTGGAAAAACAGCAGGTCCACAAGCTGTTTAAAGTACTAGTTCCCCGCTACGAAAACTACAATGTATCTTACACGCGAATGTACAAAGCGCCTCGTAATTATCCAGGAATGTACTACAGACAGTCGGTACTAGAGCTTCGTGGCAATCCGTACCCTTCCCTTTTAATGGATCAATCACAGAACCGTAATCTTCTGCACAATGTGCTTCTTGATGAGGCCAGGAAAGAGTTTAGGCGTAAAAAATTAGCTGACTTAGTTAACTAG
- the LOC117894715 gene encoding staphylococcal nuclease domain-containing protein 1 has translation MATAANTATAAGAPKDGVPPAPAKTLSGIVKQVLSGDTLVIRATKGAPPPEKQITFSHVLAPKLARRPGAGGDETKDEPWAWESREFLRKKLIGVEVTFTFDKPANSNREYGFVWIGKDKETGENVVESIVREGLVSVRREGRPTPEQQTLIELEDQARAAGRGKWSHNVNAVEKVRNIKWAHENPAHIVDVYGGKPVKAIIEHVRDGSTVRAFLLPDFHYITLMISGIRCPGVKLDADGKPDLSVKVPFADEARYYVETRLLQRDVEIRLESVNNSNFIGSILYPKGNIAESLLREGLAKCVDWSMAVMKTGADKLRAAERVAKEKRLRQWQDYQAKTPAFNSKEKDFGGTVIEVFNGDAVNVRLSNGHVKKVFFSSIRPPRDQRAVVGTDGEEIVKAPPRGKNYRPLYEIPHMFDAREFLRKKLINKKVQCNLDYISPPRENFPEKYCYTVLIGGQNVAEAMVAKGLATCVRYRQDDDQRSSAYDQLIAAEQQAIKGLKGLHAKKDNATLRVNDLTVDHSRIKVQYLPSWQRALRSEAIVEFVASGSRLRIFVPKDSCLVTFLLAGISCPRSSRPALNGVPAQEGEPFGDEALTFTRERVLQRDVSVHIDTTDKAGSSVIGWLWTDTGANLSVALVEEGLAEVHFSAEKSEYYRLLKSAEDRAKAAKKNIWANYVEQVPEEKVVVEEEKDEKILVERKVNYENVIVTEITETLTFFAQSVENGPKLETLMSKLHADFHGNPPIAGSYTPKRGDLVAAQFTFDNQWYRAKVERIQGSNATVLYIDYGNKETLPTNRLAALPPAFSSEKPYATEYALALVALPADNEDKEEALRAFSEDVLNHKVQLNVELKVAGAPNLATLHDPTTKTDFGKQLVAEGLVLAEKRRERKLKDLVEQYRAAQEAALASHLAIWKYGDITQDDTPEFR, from the exons atggcaacagcagccaacacCGCGACAGCTGCCGGAGCACCAAAAGATGGTGTGCCTCCAGCCCCAGCGAAGACGTTGTCCGGAATTGTGAAACAA GTGCTCTCTGGCGACACATTAGTAATACGCGCCACTAAGGGTGCCCCACCTCCGGAGAAACAAATTACCTTCTCACATGTCCTTGCACCAAAACTAGCTCGTCGTCCTGGTGCTGGCGGTGACGAGACTAAAGACGAACCTTGGGCCTGGGAGTCAAGGGAATTTCTTCGTAAGAAGTTGATCGGCGTTGAAGTGACATTTACTTTTGACAAGCCCGCCAATTCAAACCGGGAGTACGGCTTCGTGTGGATTGGTAAGGATAAGGAAACTGGCGAAAATGTGGTCGAGTCGATTGTGCGCGAGGGTTTGGTATCTGTCCGCCGCGAAGGACGCCCTACGCCTGAGCAACAAACTTTAATTGAGCTGGAAGACCAAGCACGTGCCGCTGGCCGTGGTAAGTGGTCGCATAATGTTAACGCCGTAGAGAAGGTTCGTAACATCAAGTGGGCTCACGAGAATCCTGCCCATATTGTTGATGTCTACGGAGGAAAACCGGTCAAGGCCATCATCGAGCACGTGCGAGATGGTTCAACTGTGCGCGCATTTCTACTTCCTGATTTTCATTATATAACTCTCATGATTTCTGGAATTCGTTGCCCGGGCGTAAAGCTGGATGCTGATGGCAAGCCCGACCTTAGCGTCAAGGTGCCGTTCGCAGATGAGGCGCGTTACTACGTAGAGACTCGCCTTTTGCAGCGTGATGTTGAAATCCGACTGGAATCGGTTAACAACTCGAACTTCATTGGATCGATTTTATATCCGAAGGGTAACATTGCGGAGTCGCTGTTGCGCGAAGGATTAGCAAAGTGCGTGGACTGGTCCATGGCGGTAATGAAAACAG GTGCGGATAAACTACGTGCTGCGGAACGTGTTGCTAAGGAAAAACGCCTTCGTCAGTGGCAAGACTATCAAGCAAAAACACCCGCTTTTAACTCGAAGGAAAAAGACTTCGGAGGCACCGTAATTGAAGTCTTTAATGGCGATGCTGTCAATGTGCGTCTTTCGAATGGCCACGTGAAGAAGGTGTTCTTTTCGTCAATAAGACCACCACGTGACCAACGTGCTGTAGTTGGAACGGATGGTGAAGAAATTGTGAAGGCCCCACCACGTGGAAAGAACTACCGGCCACTTTATGAGATTCCGCACATGTTCGACGCACGCGAATTCCTGCGCAAGAAACTGATTAATAAGAAAGTGCAGTGTAATCTTGATTACATCTCGCCGCCTCGCGAAAATTTCCCTGAGAAGTACTGTTACACAGTTTTAATTGGCGGTCAAAATGTGGCTGAAGCAATGGTGGCAAAAGGCTTGGCTACATGCGTACGTTATCGCCAAGATGATGATCAGAGATCTTCCGCCTACGATCAACTTATTGCTGCTGAGCAGCAAGCTATCAAAGGACTGAAGGGACTGCACGCCAAAAAGGATAACGCTACATTGCGTGTAAACGATCTGACTGTTGACCATTCCCGAATCAAGGTTCAGTACTTGCCTTCGTGGCAGCGTGCGCTTCGATCCGAAGCCATTGTCGAGTTTGTTGCCAGCGGCTCCCGACTGCGTATTTTTGTGCCAAAGGACAGCTGTCTGGTAACATTCCTGTTAGCAGGAATATCTTGTCCGCGCTCTTCTCGCCCTGCCTTGAATGGCGTACCTGCCCAAGAAGGAGAACCGTTTGGTGACGAAGCTCTTACCTTTACACGCGAGCGTGTTTTGCAGCGTGACGTTTCAGTACATATTGATACCACTGACAAGGCAGGATCCTCAGTTATTGGCTGGCTGTGGACCGACACCGGGGCCAACCTTTCAGTTGCTCTTGTGGAAGAAGGTCTTGCCGAAGTTCACTTTAGTGCAGAAAAATCGGAATATTATCGCCTGTTGAAGAGTGCCGAAGATCGTGCCAAGGCGGCTAAAAAGAACATTTGGGCCAACTATGTGGAGCAAGTCCCCGAAGAGAAGGTTGTGGTTGAAGAGGAAAAGGATGAGAAAATATTGGTAGAGCGCAAAGTCAACTACGAAAATGTTATCGTTACTGAAATTACCGAGACTCTTACGTTCTTCGCACAGTCAGTGGAGAACGGCCCCAAGCTCGAAACACTAATGAGCAAACTACATGCTGACTTCCACGGCAATCCTCCCATCGCTGGATCGTACACGCCTAAACGTGGCGATCTGGTGGCCGCTCAGTTCACCTTCGACAATCAATGGTATCGCGCCAAGGTGGAACGAATTCAGGGAAGCAACGCTACCGTTTTGTACATCGATTACGGTAATAAGGAG ACCCTGCCCACCAACCGTTTGGCAGCATTGCCGCCAGCCTTCAGTAGCGAGAAGCCGTATGCTACGGAATACGCGTTGGCCTTAGTTGCACTGCCCGCTGACAACGAGGATAAGGAGGAAGCTCTACGCGCTTTTTCTGAAGACGTTTTGAACCATAAAGTGCAGCTTAATGTGGAGTTAAAGGTGGCCGGAGCACCAAATTTGGCCACACTACATGATCCAACGACTAAAACTGACTTCGGCAAGCAACTCGTTGCCGAAGGCCTTGTACTGGCGGAGAAACGACGTGAGCGGAAGCTTAAGGATCTGGTGGAACAGTATAGAGCCGCGCAAGAAGCCGCTTTAGCCTCCCACTTGGCCATCTGGAAGTACGGAGACATAACACAGGACGATACTCCCGAGTTCCGCTAG